A genomic region of Mus musculus strain C57BL/6J chromosome 7, GRCm38.p6 C57BL/6J contains the following coding sequences:
- the Maz gene encoding myc-associated zinc finger protein isoform 3 (isoform 3 is encoded by transcript variant 4), whose protein sequence is MFPVFPCTLLAPPFPVLGLDSRGVGGLMNSFPPPQGHAQNPLQVGAELQSRFFASQGCAQSPFQAAPAPPPTPQAPAAEPLQVDLLPVLAAAQESAAAAAAAAAAAAAVVTAPPAPAAASTVDTAALKQPPAPPPPPPAVSAPAAEAAPPAAAATIAAAAATAVVAPTSTVAVAPVASVLEKKTKSKGPYICALCAKEFKNGYNLRRHEAIHTGAKAGRVPSGAMKMPTMVPLSLLSVPQLSGASGGGGEAGAGGGTAAVAAGGVVTTTASGKRIRKNHACEMCGKAFRDVYHLNRHKLSHSDEKPYQCPVCQQRFKRKDRMSYHVRSHDGAVHKPYNCSHCGKSFSRPDHLNSHVRQVHSTERPFKCEKCEAAFATKDRLRAHTVRHEEKVPCHVCGKMLSSAYISDHMKVHSQGPHHVCELCNKGFTTAAYLRIHAVKDHGLQAPRADRILCKLCSVHCKTPAQLAGHMQTHLGGAAPPIPGDAPQPQPTC, encoded by the exons ATGTTCCCCGTGTTCCCTTGCACGCTGCTGGCCCCCCCCTTCCCCGTGCTGGGCCTGGACTCCCGGGGGGTGGGCGGCCTCATGAACTCCTTCCCGCCACCTCAGGGTCACGCCCAGAACCCCCTGCAGGTCGGGGCTGAGCTCCAGTCCCGCTTCTTTGCCTCCCAGGGCTGCGCCCAGAGTCCATTCCAG GCCGCGCCGGCGCCCCCACCCACGCCCCAGGCCCCGGCGGCCGAGCCCCTCCAAGTGGACTTGCTCCCGGTTCTCGCCGCCGCGCAGGAATCagccgcggcggcggcggctgctgcGGCGGCTGCCGCTGCAGTGGTTACTGCACCCCCGGCCCCTGCCGCCGCCTCCACAGTGGACACAGCGGCCCTGAAGCAGCCTCCGGCGCCTCCTCCGCCACCCCCTGCCGTCTCCGCACCAGCCGCCGAGGCCGCGCCCCCCGCCGCGGCCGCCACTATCGCAGCAGCGGCTGCCACCGCTGTCGTCGCCCCAACCTCGACGGTCGCCGTGGCCCCAGTTGCATCTGTCTtggagaagaagacaaagagcaaGGGGCCCTACATTTGCGCCCTGTGCGCCAAGGAGTTCAAGAACGGCTACAACCTCCGAAGGCACGAAGCCATCCACACGGGAGCCAAGGCTGGCCGGGTCCCTTCGGGTGCTATGAAGATGCCCACCATGGTGCCCCTGAGCCTCTTGAGTGTCCCCCAGCTGAGCGGGGccagcgggggtgggggagaagccGGGGCTGGCGGCGGCACAGCCGCGGTGGCGGCCGGTGGCGTTGTGACCACGACTGCCTCTGGGAAGCGCATCCGGAAGAATCACGCCTGCGAGATGTGCGGCAAGGCCTTCCGCGACGTCTACCACCTGAACCGACATAAGCTGTCGCATTCGGACGAGAAGCCCTACCAGTGCCCTGTGTGCCAGCAGCGCTTCAAGCGCAAGGACCGCATGAGTTACCACGTGCGCTCACATGACGGCGCTGTGCACAAGCCCTACAACTGCTCCCACTGTGGCAAGAGCTTCTCCCG GCCGGATCACCTCAACAGTCACGTCAGACAAGTGCACTCAACAGAGCGGCCCTTCAAATGTGAG aAATGTGAGGCAGCTTTTGCTACGAAGGATCGCCTCCGAGCGCACACAGTCCGACACGAGGAGAAGGTGCCATGTCATGTCTGTGGCAAGATGCTGAGCTCGGCTTATATTTCCGACCACATGAAGGTGCACAGCCAGGGCCCTCACCATGTCTGTGAGCTCTGCAACAAAG gcTTCACCACAGCAGCATACCTGCGCATCCACGCGGTGAAGGACCATGGGCTCCAGGCCCCGCGGGCTGACCGCATCCTGTGTAAGCTGTGCAGCGTGCACTGCAAGACCCCTGCCCAGCTGGCCGGCCACATGCAGACCCATCTGGGGGGGGCCGCCCCTCCTATCCCGGGAGATGCCCCCCAGCCACAGCCTACCTGCTGA
- the Prrt2 gene encoding proline-rich transmembrane protein 2 isoform X2 — MAASSSQVSEMKGVEDSSKTQTEGPRHSEEGLGPVQVVAEIPDQPEALQPGPGITAAPVDSGPKAELAPETTETPVETPETVQATDLSLNPEEGSKASPSPSPSEARQEPASKPDVNRETAAEEGSEPQSTAPPEPTSEPAFQINTQSDPQPTSQPPPKPPLQAEPPTQEDPTTEVLTESTGEKQENGAVVPLQAGDGEEGPAPQPHSPPSTKTPPANGAPPRVLQKLVEEDRIGRAHGGHPGSPRGSLSRHPSSQLAGPGVEGGEGTQKPRDYIILAILSCFCPMWPVNIVAFAYAVMVSPKGPWPKCTVALSFVPVSAQSPSNDTFPHLSAWIPLFQLLALCLSLPRT, encoded by the coding sequence ATGGCAGCCAGCAGCTCTCAGGTCTCTGAGATGAAGGGGGTGGAAGACAGTTCCAAAACCCAGACAGAAGGTCCCAGGCATTCTGAAGAAGGACTAGGTCCTGTCCAGGTTGTAGCAGAGATCCCAGACCAGCCAGAGGCCCTTCAGCCGGGCCCAGGCATCACTGCAGCCCCTGTGGACTCAGGGCCTAAGGCAGAGCTGGCACCAGAAACCACAGAGACCCCAGTTGAAACCCCAGAAACAGTCCAGGCCACAGACCTCAGTTTAAACCCAGAAGAAGGCTCCAaggccagccccagccccagccccagcgaGGCACGCCAAGAGCCAGCATCCAAACCAGATGTGAACAGAGAGACTGCAGCAGAGGAAGGGTCTGAGCCGCAGTCTACAGCCCCTCCTGAGCCAACCTCGGAGCCTGCTTTTCAGATAAACACCCAGTCAGACCCTCAGCCAACTTCCCAGCCTCCTCCTAAACCACCCCTTCAGGCAGAGCCCCCCACCCAAGAGGACCCTACCACAGAGGTCCTGACAGAAAGTACAGGGGAAAAACAAGAAAACGGAGCAGTGGTTCCCCTTCAGGCTGGTGACGGGGAAGAGGGCCCAGCCCCCCAACCTCACTCACCACCCTCAACTAAAACACCCCCAGCCAATGGGGCTCCCCCCCGTGTGCTGCAGAAACTCGTTGAGGAAGACAGAATAGGAAGGGCACACGGTGGGCATCCAGGATCTCCTCGAGGTAGCCTAAGCCGTCATCCCAGCTCCCAGCTGGCAGGGCCTGGGGTGGAAGGGGGCGAAGGCACCCAGAAACCTCGGGACTATATCATCCTTGCCATCCTGTCCTGCTTCTGCCCCATGTGGCCTGTCAACATTGTGGCCTTCGCTTATGCCGTCATGGTGAGCCCCAAGGGACCCTGGCCCAAGTGTACTGTGGCTCTCAGCTTCGTGCCAGTGTCAGCCCAGAGCCCCAGTAATGACACCTTCCCTCACCTCTCTGCATGGATCCCACTTTTCCAATTGCTGGCCCTTTGCTTGTCTCTCCCCAGGACCTAA
- the Prrt2 gene encoding proline-rich transmembrane protein 2 — protein sequence MAASSSQVSEMKGVEDSSKTQTEGPRHSEEGLGPVQVVAEIPDQPEALQPGPGITAAPVDSGPKAELAPETTETPVETPETVQATDLSLNPEEGSKASPSPSPSEARQEPASKPDVNRETAAEEGSEPQSTAPPEPTSEPAFQINTQSDPQPTSQPPPKPPLQAEPPTQEDPTTEVLTESTGEKQENGAVVPLQAGDGEEGPAPQPHSPPSTKTPPANGAPPRVLQKLVEEDRIGRAHGGHPGSPRGSLSRHPSSQLAGPGVEGGEGTQKPRDYIILAILSCFCPMWPVNIVAFAYAVMSRNSLQQGDVDGAQRLGRVAKLLSIVALVGGVLIIIASCVINLGVYK from the exons ATGGCAGCCAGCAGCTCTCAGGTCTCTGAGATGAAGGGGGTGGAAGACAGTTCCAAAACCCAGACAGAAGGTCCCAGGCATTCTGAAGAAGGACTAGGTCCTGTCCAGGTTGTAGCAGAGATCCCAGACCAGCCAGAGGCCCTTCAGCCGGGCCCAGGCATCACTGCAGCCCCTGTGGACTCAGGGCCTAAGGCAGAGCTGGCACCAGAAACCACAGAGACCCCAGTTGAAACCCCAGAAACAGTCCAGGCCACAGACCTCAGTTTAAACCCAGAAGAAGGCTCCAaggccagccccagccccagccccagcgaGGCACGCCAAGAGCCAGCATCCAAACCAGATGTGAACAGAGAGACTGCAGCAGAGGAAGGGTCTGAGCCGCAGTCTACAGCCCCTCCTGAGCCAACCTCGGAGCCTGCTTTTCAGATAAACACCCAGTCAGACCCTCAGCCAACTTCCCAGCCTCCTCCTAAACCACCCCTTCAGGCAGAGCCCCCCACCCAAGAGGACCCTACCACAGAGGTCCTGACAGAAAGTACAGGGGAAAAACAAGAAAACGGAGCAGTGGTTCCCCTTCAGGCTGGTGACGGGGAAGAGGGCCCAGCCCCCCAACCTCACTCACCACCCTCAACTAAAACACCCCCAGCCAATGGGGCTCCCCCCCGTGTGCTGCAGAAACTCGTTGAGGAAGACAGAATAGGAAGGGCACACGGTGGGCATCCAGGATCTCCTCGAGGTAGCCTAAGCCGTCATCCCAGCTCCCAGCTGGCAGGGCCTGGGGTGGAAGGGGGCGAAGGCACCCAGAAACCTCGGGACTATATCATCCTTGCCATCCTGTCCTGCTTCTGCCCCATGTGGCCTGTCAACATTGTGGCCTTCGCTTATGCCGTCATG tCCCGGAACAGCCTGCAACAGGGGGACGTGGATGGGGCTCAACGTCTGGGCCGAGTAGCCAAGCTCTTAAGCATCGTGGCGCTGGTTGGGGGGGTCCTCATCATCATCGCCTCCTGCGTCATCAACTTAGGCG TGTATAAGTGA
- the Maz gene encoding myc-associated zinc finger protein isoform X2, with amino-acid sequence MFPVFPCTLLAPPFPVLGLDSRGVGGLMNSFPPPQGHAQNPLQVGAELQSRFFASQGCAQSPFQAAPAPPPTPQAPAAEPLQVDLLPVLAAAQESAAAAAAAAAAAAAVVTAPPAPAAASTVDTAALKQPPAPPPPPPAVSAPAAEAAPPAAAATIAAAAATAVVAPTSTVAVAPVASVLEKKTKSKGPYICALCAKEFKNGYNLRRHEAIHTGAKAGRVPSGAMKMPTMVPLSLLSVPQLSGASGGGGEAGAGGGTAAVAAGGVVTTTASGKRIRKNHACEMCGKAFRDVYHLNRHKLSHSDEKPYQCPVCQQRFKRKDRMSYHVRSHDGAVHKPYNCSHCGKSFSRPDHLNSHVRQVHSTERPFKCEKCEAAFATKDRLRAHTVRHEEKVPCHVCGKMLSSAYISDHMKVHSQGPHHVCELCNKGTGEVCPMAAAAAAAAAAAAAVVAAPPTAVGSLSGAEGVPVSSQPLPSQP; translated from the exons ATGTTCCCCGTGTTCCCTTGCACGCTGCTGGCCCCCCCCTTCCCCGTGCTGGGCCTGGACTCCCGGGGGGTGGGCGGCCTCATGAACTCCTTCCCGCCACCTCAGGGTCACGCCCAGAACCCCCTGCAGGTCGGGGCTGAGCTCCAGTCCCGCTTCTTTGCCTCCCAGGGCTGCGCCCAGAGTCCATTCCAG GCCGCGCCGGCGCCCCCACCCACGCCCCAGGCCCCGGCGGCCGAGCCCCTCCAAGTGGACTTGCTCCCGGTTCTCGCCGCCGCGCAGGAATCagccgcggcggcggcggctgctgcGGCGGCTGCCGCTGCAGTGGTTACTGCACCCCCGGCCCCTGCCGCCGCCTCCACAGTGGACACAGCGGCCCTGAAGCAGCCTCCGGCGCCTCCTCCGCCACCCCCTGCCGTCTCCGCACCAGCCGCCGAGGCCGCGCCCCCCGCCGCGGCCGCCACTATCGCAGCAGCGGCTGCCACCGCTGTCGTCGCCCCAACCTCGACGGTCGCCGTGGCCCCAGTTGCATCTGTCTtggagaagaagacaaagagcaaGGGGCCCTACATTTGCGCCCTGTGCGCCAAGGAGTTCAAGAACGGCTACAACCTCCGAAGGCACGAAGCCATCCACACGGGAGCCAAGGCTGGCCGGGTCCCTTCGGGTGCTATGAAGATGCCCACCATGGTGCCCCTGAGCCTCTTGAGTGTCCCCCAGCTGAGCGGGGccagcgggggtgggggagaagccGGGGCTGGCGGCGGCACAGCCGCGGTGGCGGCCGGTGGCGTTGTGACCACGACTGCCTCTGGGAAGCGCATCCGGAAGAATCACGCCTGCGAGATGTGCGGCAAGGCCTTCCGCGACGTCTACCACCTGAACCGACATAAGCTGTCGCATTCGGACGAGAAGCCCTACCAGTGCCCTGTGTGCCAGCAGCGCTTCAAGCGCAAGGACCGCATGAGTTACCACGTGCGCTCACATGACGGCGCTGTGCACAAGCCCTACAACTGCTCCCACTGTGGCAAGAGCTTCTCCCG GCCGGATCACCTCAACAGTCACGTCAGACAAGTGCACTCAACAGAGCGGCCCTTCAAATGTGAG aAATGTGAGGCAGCTTTTGCTACGAAGGATCGCCTCCGAGCGCACACAGTCCGACACGAGGAGAAGGTGCCATGTCATGTCTGTGGCAAGATGCTGAGCTCGGCTTATATTTCCGACCACATGAAGGTGCACAGCCAGGGCCCTCACCATGTCTGTGAGCTCTGCAACAAAG GTACTGGTGAGGTTTGTCCAATggcggcagcggcagcagcagcggcggcggcggcagcagcagtggtggcagccCCCCCCACAGCTGTGGGCTCCCTCTCTGGGGCAGAGGGGGTACCAGTGAGCTCTCAGCCACTTCCCTCCCAGCCTTG A
- the Pagr1a gene encoding PAXIP1-associated glutamate-rich protein 1A codes for MSLALGHGTIAGSTAAPLSEEGEVTSGLQALAVEDTGGPSVSASKAEEEGKGSQEEAGREGSRPEEALEAPSAASDERAEGEAEDWCVPCSDEEVELPANGQSWMPPPSEIQRLYELLATQGTLELQAEILPRRPPTPEAQSEEERSDEEPEAKEEEEEKPHMPTEFDFDDEPMTPKDSLIDRRRTPGSSARSQKREARLDKVLSDMKRHKKLEEQILRTGRDLFSLDSEGPSPTSPPLRSSGNSLFPRQRKY; via the exons ATGTCCCTTGCCCTGGGCCATGGAACCATTGCAGGCAGCACAGCAGCGCCTCTGTCTGAAGAAGGGGAAGTGACTTCCGGCCTCCAAGCTCTGGCGGTGGAGGACACTGGAGGTCCCTCTGTCTCGGCTAGTAAGGccgaggaagaggggaaaggcaGTCAGGAGGAGGCCGGGCGTGAGGGATCCAGGCCTGAGGAGGCACTAGAAGCTCCCAGCGCTGCGAGCGACGAGCGTGCGGAGGGAGAAGCCGAAGACTGGTGCGTGCCCTGCAGCGATGAGGAGGTGGAGCTGCCGGCCAATGGGCAGTcctggatgcccccaccctccgAGATCCAGCGGCTCTATGAACTGCTGGCTACCCAAGGTACTCTGGAGCTTCAAGCAGAGATCCTACCCCGCCGGCCGCCTACCCCAGAGGCCCAGAGTGAAGAGGAGAGATCAGACGAGGAGCCAGAGgccaaagaagaggaggaggaaaa GCCGCACATGCCTACAGAATTTGACTTTGATGATGAGCCAATGACACCAAAGGACTCACTGATTGACAGGAGACGGACACCAG GAAGCTCAGCCCGGAGCCAGAAACGGGAGGCGCGTCTGGATAAGGTCCTCTCAGACATGAAGCGCCATAAGAAACTAGAGGAGCAAATCCTCCGGACCGGGAGAGACCTCTTCAGCTTAGACTCAGAGGGCCCCAGCCCCACCAGCCCTCCACTCCGATCCTCAGGAAACAGTCTCTTTCCCAGACAGCGGAAGTACTGA
- the Maz gene encoding myc-associated zinc finger protein isoform 2 (isoform 2 is encoded by transcript variant 2) — translation MDPSNWSSFIFQGHAQNPLQVGAELQSRFFASQGCAQSPFQAAPAPPPTPQAPAAEPLQVDLLPVLAAAQESAAAAAAAAAAAAAVVTAPPAPAAASTVDTAALKQPPAPPPPPPAVSAPAAEAAPPAAAATIAAAAATAVVAPTSTVAVAPVASVLEKKTKSKGPYICALCAKEFKNGYNLRRHEAIHTGAKAGRVPSGAMKMPTMVPLSLLSVPQLSGASGGGGEAGAGGGTAAVAAGGVVTTTASGKRIRKNHACEMCGKAFRDVYHLNRHKLSHSDEKPYQCPVCQQRFKRKDRMSYHVRSHDGAVHKPYNCSHCGKSFSRPDHLNSHVRQVHSTERPFKCEKCEAAFATKDRLRAHTVRHEEKVPCHVCGKMLSSAYISDHMKVHSQGPHHVCELCNKGTGEVCPMAAAAAAAAAAAAAVVAAPPTAVGSLSGAEGVPVSSQPLPSQPW, via the exons ATGGATCCCAGCAACTGGAGCAGCTTCATCTTCCAG GGTCACGCCCAGAACCCCCTGCAGGTCGGGGCTGAGCTCCAGTCCCGCTTCTTTGCCTCCCAGGGCTGCGCCCAGAGTCCATTCCAG GCCGCGCCGGCGCCCCCACCCACGCCCCAGGCCCCGGCGGCCGAGCCCCTCCAAGTGGACTTGCTCCCGGTTCTCGCCGCCGCGCAGGAATCagccgcggcggcggcggctgctgcGGCGGCTGCCGCTGCAGTGGTTACTGCACCCCCGGCCCCTGCCGCCGCCTCCACAGTGGACACAGCGGCCCTGAAGCAGCCTCCGGCGCCTCCTCCGCCACCCCCTGCCGTCTCCGCACCAGCCGCCGAGGCCGCGCCCCCCGCCGCGGCCGCCACTATCGCAGCAGCGGCTGCCACCGCTGTCGTCGCCCCAACCTCGACGGTCGCCGTGGCCCCAGTTGCATCTGTCTtggagaagaagacaaagagcaaGGGGCCCTACATTTGCGCCCTGTGCGCCAAGGAGTTCAAGAACGGCTACAACCTCCGAAGGCACGAAGCCATCCACACGGGAGCCAAGGCTGGCCGGGTCCCTTCGGGTGCTATGAAGATGCCCACCATGGTGCCCCTGAGCCTCTTGAGTGTCCCCCAGCTGAGCGGGGccagcgggggtgggggagaagccGGGGCTGGCGGCGGCACAGCCGCGGTGGCGGCCGGTGGCGTTGTGACCACGACTGCCTCTGGGAAGCGCATCCGGAAGAATCACGCCTGCGAGATGTGCGGCAAGGCCTTCCGCGACGTCTACCACCTGAACCGACATAAGCTGTCGCATTCGGACGAGAAGCCCTACCAGTGCCCTGTGTGCCAGCAGCGCTTCAAGCGCAAGGACCGCATGAGTTACCACGTGCGCTCACATGACGGCGCTGTGCACAAGCCCTACAACTGCTCCCACTGTGGCAAGAGCTTCTCCCG GCCGGATCACCTCAACAGTCACGTCAGACAAGTGCACTCAACAGAGCGGCCCTTCAAATGTGAG aAATGTGAGGCAGCTTTTGCTACGAAGGATCGCCTCCGAGCGCACACAGTCCGACACGAGGAGAAGGTGCCATGTCATGTCTGTGGCAAGATGCTGAGCTCGGCTTATATTTCCGACCACATGAAGGTGCACAGCCAGGGCCCTCACCATGTCTGTGAGCTCTGCAACAAAG GTACTGGTGAGGTTTGTCCAATggcggcagcggcagcagcagcggcggcggcggcagcagcagtggtggcagccCCCCCCACAGCTGTGGGCTCCCTCTCTGGGGCAGAGGGGGTACCAGTGAGCTCTCAGCCACTTCCCTCCCAGCCTTGGTGA
- the Maz gene encoding myc-associated zinc finger protein isoform 1 (isoform 1 is encoded by transcript variant 1), with product MFPVFPCTLLAPPFPVLGLDSRGVGGLMNSFPPPQGHAQNPLQVGAELQSRFFASQGCAQSPFQAAPAPPPTPQAPAAEPLQVDLLPVLAAAQESAAAAAAAAAAAAAVVTAPPAPAAASTVDTAALKQPPAPPPPPPAVSAPAAEAAPPAAAATIAAAAATAVVAPTSTVAVAPVASVLEKKTKSKGPYICALCAKEFKNGYNLRRHEAIHTGAKAGRVPSGAMKMPTMVPLSLLSVPQLSGASGGGGEAGAGGGTAAVAAGGVVTTTASGKRIRKNHACEMCGKAFRDVYHLNRHKLSHSDEKPYQCPVCQQRFKRKDRMSYHVRSHDGAVHKPYNCSHCGKSFSRPDHLNSHVRQVHSTERPFKCEKCEAAFATKDRLRAHTVRHEEKVPCHVCGKMLSSAYISDHMKVHSQGPHHVCELCNKGTGEVCPMAAAAAAAAAAAAAVVAAPPTAVGSLSGAEGVPVSSQPLPSQPW from the exons ATGTTCCCCGTGTTCCCTTGCACGCTGCTGGCCCCCCCCTTCCCCGTGCTGGGCCTGGACTCCCGGGGGGTGGGCGGCCTCATGAACTCCTTCCCGCCACCTCAGGGTCACGCCCAGAACCCCCTGCAGGTCGGGGCTGAGCTCCAGTCCCGCTTCTTTGCCTCCCAGGGCTGCGCCCAGAGTCCATTCCAG GCCGCGCCGGCGCCCCCACCCACGCCCCAGGCCCCGGCGGCCGAGCCCCTCCAAGTGGACTTGCTCCCGGTTCTCGCCGCCGCGCAGGAATCagccgcggcggcggcggctgctgcGGCGGCTGCCGCTGCAGTGGTTACTGCACCCCCGGCCCCTGCCGCCGCCTCCACAGTGGACACAGCGGCCCTGAAGCAGCCTCCGGCGCCTCCTCCGCCACCCCCTGCCGTCTCCGCACCAGCCGCCGAGGCCGCGCCCCCCGCCGCGGCCGCCACTATCGCAGCAGCGGCTGCCACCGCTGTCGTCGCCCCAACCTCGACGGTCGCCGTGGCCCCAGTTGCATCTGTCTtggagaagaagacaaagagcaaGGGGCCCTACATTTGCGCCCTGTGCGCCAAGGAGTTCAAGAACGGCTACAACCTCCGAAGGCACGAAGCCATCCACACGGGAGCCAAGGCTGGCCGGGTCCCTTCGGGTGCTATGAAGATGCCCACCATGGTGCCCCTGAGCCTCTTGAGTGTCCCCCAGCTGAGCGGGGccagcgggggtgggggagaagccGGGGCTGGCGGCGGCACAGCCGCGGTGGCGGCCGGTGGCGTTGTGACCACGACTGCCTCTGGGAAGCGCATCCGGAAGAATCACGCCTGCGAGATGTGCGGCAAGGCCTTCCGCGACGTCTACCACCTGAACCGACATAAGCTGTCGCATTCGGACGAGAAGCCCTACCAGTGCCCTGTGTGCCAGCAGCGCTTCAAGCGCAAGGACCGCATGAGTTACCACGTGCGCTCACATGACGGCGCTGTGCACAAGCCCTACAACTGCTCCCACTGTGGCAAGAGCTTCTCCCG GCCGGATCACCTCAACAGTCACGTCAGACAAGTGCACTCAACAGAGCGGCCCTTCAAATGTGAG aAATGTGAGGCAGCTTTTGCTACGAAGGATCGCCTCCGAGCGCACACAGTCCGACACGAGGAGAAGGTGCCATGTCATGTCTGTGGCAAGATGCTGAGCTCGGCTTATATTTCCGACCACATGAAGGTGCACAGCCAGGGCCCTCACCATGTCTGTGAGCTCTGCAACAAAG GTACTGGTGAGGTTTGTCCAATggcggcagcggcagcagcagcggcggcggcggcagcagcagtggtggcagccCCCCCCACAGCTGTGGGCTCCCTCTCTGGGGCAGAGGGGGTACCAGTGAGCTCTCAGCCACTTCCCTCCCAGCCTTGGTGA
- the Prrt2 gene encoding proline-rich transmembrane protein 2 isoform X1, with product MAASSSQVSEMKGVEDSSKTQTEGPRHSEEGLGPVQVVAEIPDQPEALQPGPGITAAPVDSGPKAELAPETTETPVETPETVQATDLSLNPEEGSKASPSPSPSEARQEPASKPDVNRETAAEEGSEPQSTAPPEPTSEPAFQINTQSDPQPTSQPPPKPPLQAEPPTQEDPTTEVLTESTGEKQENGAVVPLQAGDGEEGPAPQPHSPPSTKTPPANGAPPRVLQKLVEEDRIGRAHGGHPGSPRGSLSRHPSSQLAGPGVEGGEGTQKPRDYIILAILSCFCPMWPVNIVAFAYAVMSRNSLQQGDVDGAQRLGRVAKLLSIVALVGGVLIIIASCVINLGGEWGSGTGREARRVDQGSFTNP from the exons ATGGCAGCCAGCAGCTCTCAGGTCTCTGAGATGAAGGGGGTGGAAGACAGTTCCAAAACCCAGACAGAAGGTCCCAGGCATTCTGAAGAAGGACTAGGTCCTGTCCAGGTTGTAGCAGAGATCCCAGACCAGCCAGAGGCCCTTCAGCCGGGCCCAGGCATCACTGCAGCCCCTGTGGACTCAGGGCCTAAGGCAGAGCTGGCACCAGAAACCACAGAGACCCCAGTTGAAACCCCAGAAACAGTCCAGGCCACAGACCTCAGTTTAAACCCAGAAGAAGGCTCCAaggccagccccagccccagccccagcgaGGCACGCCAAGAGCCAGCATCCAAACCAGATGTGAACAGAGAGACTGCAGCAGAGGAAGGGTCTGAGCCGCAGTCTACAGCCCCTCCTGAGCCAACCTCGGAGCCTGCTTTTCAGATAAACACCCAGTCAGACCCTCAGCCAACTTCCCAGCCTCCTCCTAAACCACCCCTTCAGGCAGAGCCCCCCACCCAAGAGGACCCTACCACAGAGGTCCTGACAGAAAGTACAGGGGAAAAACAAGAAAACGGAGCAGTGGTTCCCCTTCAGGCTGGTGACGGGGAAGAGGGCCCAGCCCCCCAACCTCACTCACCACCCTCAACTAAAACACCCCCAGCCAATGGGGCTCCCCCCCGTGTGCTGCAGAAACTCGTTGAGGAAGACAGAATAGGAAGGGCACACGGTGGGCATCCAGGATCTCCTCGAGGTAGCCTAAGCCGTCATCCCAGCTCCCAGCTGGCAGGGCCTGGGGTGGAAGGGGGCGAAGGCACCCAGAAACCTCGGGACTATATCATCCTTGCCATCCTGTCCTGCTTCTGCCCCATGTGGCCTGTCAACATTGTGGCCTTCGCTTATGCCGTCATG tCCCGGAACAGCCTGCAACAGGGGGACGTGGATGGGGCTCAACGTCTGGGCCGAGTAGCCAAGCTCTTAAGCATCGTGGCGCTGGTTGGGGGGGTCCTCATCATCATCGCCTCCTGCGTCATCAACTTAGGCGGTGAGTGGGGGTCAGGGACAGGAAGGGAGGCGCGGAGGGTTGACCAGGGCAGCTTTACTAACCCCTga